The Desulfofundulus salinus genome includes the window AACTGAGCATCGAGGGCAATAAGTCGGGCGACATCGAAGCCTCTATCTCCAGCGCTGGGGCGGCAAATACCAAACTTGTGATCGCTAAAGCTGTAGTACCCGTGAGCGCAGAGGCCGAAGTGGCGGACGTGAAGATTGGTGTGCAGAACCAGTCCGCACCAGACCTGGTAATCACCGAGGCCAAGAAGGGCGCAATTGAGCAGAAGGTTGAAAAGAATATAAGCGGTGCAACGCGCAGTGGCGATGGTGAGATAACCATTACTCTGCCCGCGGGTGTAAAGTTTGCCGCGACTCCGAAGGTCGAAGTAACATCGGGAGACCTGGAGCTCAAGGCAGACCAGGCCCGGTTGACGGACAACGATGCAGTGTTCAGGATTCCAGTAAAGTCCGAGAGCACCAAGCCCAGCACCATTAGGGTTTATGGCATCAAGCTGACGCTAGACCGGACTGTCCCCGAAGGGGATCTAATGGTTAAGGTTGGCGGCTTGGCAGTAGTGGAGAACACCCGTGCTAACGGTGATGATGCGAATGCAATTGAAGCTGGCGAATTTGATACTGGCACTGCAGTTAAAGTGAAGCTGGCGAACTGCATTACCCCTGCTCCCGGTGAGCAGAAGTCTACCGTGGTGTTCAAAGTCAGCGACACCAAGTTCACCGTGAACGGCGTGGAGCAGACCATGGATGTGGCCCCGTACATCAAGAACGGCCGGACCTACGTCCCCGTGCGGTACTCCGCCCAGGCCGTGGGTGTGGCTGCTGACAACATCCTCTACAGCGGCGGCAAGGTGACCCTGATTAAGGGCGACAAGGTCGTCCAGTTCACCATCGGCAGCAACGTCATGCTGATCAACGGCGTGGCTATCAACATGGACGTTAAAGCCGAGATCACCAACGGCCGGACCATGCTGCCCTTCCGCTACGTCGCCCAGGCCCTGGGTGCCCAGGTCAACTGGGATCCCACCGAGCAGACCGTCACGATGACCCTGTAAGCTTCTAAAACAAACCGGGCTGGAACCCATGATGATTCCGGCCCGGTTTTTCTTTTGCTAATTTTTATTTGTCGGCTACAACCATTCGAAGCTCTGAACCACGATTATTCCCTTTTCCTTCGCCCTTTCCATAACCCAGTGGGTACTGAAAACGGCAGGGATGGCGGTGGTCGGCTTGAACACGTTAAGGGAGAGCCGCGGCGGTAAGATGCAGCGGGCACGGCGAAAAGCGGGTGCAGGGGAGGGACCGGGTACGTGTAAAGGGCGCCGACCGGGGAGGGTACGGGATAATTACGGGATGAAGGTGACGGTTAGAGGTACTCCTCCAGGTCGGAGAGAGTGTTTATTTCAAAGATGTTATCCAGAATCAGCCCCAGGGCGTATTCATCCAGGGACTTGATTTTATCCACATAGGGGCGCGGTATTTTCTTGAACTTTTTATGCAAAAGCTTCAAAACACTCTCCCTGAGGGTTTCCTGCCGGCCTTTTTCCATACCCTTCTCCATGCCTTTTTCAAAAATTCTCCTGTAGCCGGCCGACTCTTCGATGTTCAGCATCTTTTCCACCTCCCGGAAGATTTGTTCAATGACCGGTTTATCAAAGACAAGTCCAGCGAAAATTTCCGCCCTGAGCAGGGATTGGCGCTTCTCCTCGATGTTTAACGGGGCGTGGACAATGGTCTCCACGCACTCTCTCAAAAACTCTTCTTTTTTCCGGTCGATGAGCAGTAACTATTGTGGCGGTGTGGTTATCCCGGTGGTCTATTCCCTGTTGGCGGTCTAAGAAAAGTGCTTAAAAAGTATGTCAGAGCAGGGGTTGCAGGGACCTGTTCGCACGAACTTCAATAAAGGAGTGTGTTAAAACCACCAGGGCTTCGTTCCCATGGAATGGTGTGAAAATCATGGTCTTCAAGGACCACCGCGATTATATTGCTCCTGCTGACAGGATATGGTATAATCTTGTAATAAATTAACCAGAGGGGTGCATTTTTCTTGAATTTAAGTAAAGTTGAGAAGGAAGTATTGCGCCAGTTCGTTGCTTACCTTAATGATATTTACCCGAAGCAAATTCGATCAGTAATCCTTTACGGTTCAAAAGCCCGGGGCGATGCCCGGCCGGATTCGGACATAGACATTCTCCTTTTAGTCAATGACCGTCATAAAATTGATCGTGACAAGATATACGATTTCATTGTCGATGCAGATCTGGAACACGGTATAGATATTTCGCTAAATATTTACAATGCTGAAGAATTTAACCGGATGGTAACCTGGCAGGCACCTTTCGCTGCCAATGTGGTCCGGGACAGTAAGATTCTTAAAAGCGCCAGGGATCTCCGCGAGGCCGGTGATTATGACGATTTTTACCTCGTAACCAAAGAGGAAGCTCAATTGGCAATAGATAACGCAGAAAAATTTATTAAGGGCGTTAAAGAATTTCTTGATGCTTATTACGGACCGAAAAATTTGTGAAGTGAACCTCCGAAACAAGCGCTGGAAATAAATATGGCGAGAAGGAACAAAAAAGGCAAAGGTCAACCTCATTGAAAATAATTGATAAGGTAGTGTGAGAGGAGGGGACTAGCCGCCCCCTCCTACTCGATGTGCACCCGGCATGGGCGTTAACTTGGTGGTAAAAATCTACTGCAGGCGAGGCAGTACGGGTTTGCTGGCCAAAGGCAAGGGTGTCCATCGCTAGAGGTACTCCTCCAGGTCGGAGTGAGTGTTTATTTCAAAGATGTTATCCAGAATCAGCCCCAGGGCATATTCATCGAGGGACTTGATTTTATCCACATAAGGGCGGGGTATTTTCTTGAACTTTTGTGAAAATCATGGTCCCCGAGGACGAAAAAACCTTGACTGCACCTGTTTGCCAGGGGTATACTGGTGGTGAAAATTAGTTAAACAGTTTAACAATAATTTAACCAGTTGAAACCGGACAGGAAAAAGGAGGGCTTGAACTTGGGCCGCATTCTCACAGTGCTTATCCTCATAGCTTCTTTGCTCGTACCACCTTTTGCCTGGGCCAAAGAGCCGGCCACGCCCGAGCTGACCCTGAACCAGGCGGTAGCCCTGGCCCTGGCGCACAGCGAATCGGTGAAAAAGGCGGAAAAAGAAATCGATCGTACCTATGAGTGGCGTGAGGAAAGGGCTGACCAGCTCGACTACGTGCCCACGGCGCCCCCGGGCAACCCGAAGGTGGAAATAGCCTGGAGCAACCTCCTGGCCGCCGACCTGACCTGGCGCATGGCCAAGAAAAGTTTAACCGCCGAGCAGGACAAGGTGGCCCTGGACGCGTGCAAAAAGTACTGGGATGTATTGAAGGCGCAGGAAAAGGTGCGGGCGGCGGAAGAAGGATTGAAAAAAGCCGACTGGGAGCTGCGCAGGGCGCGGGCCAATTTCCAGGTGGGGATGATCCCGCAGGCCGACCTGGTGGCGGCGGAAGCCGGGCTGGCCCGGGCTAAAGCAGCCCTGGAAGCGGCGAAAAACGATCTCGACAACGCCTATGCCTCTTTCAACCGGCTGGTGGGCCTGTGGCCCCAGGACCGTCCGGTGCTGGTGGACGGGGTGAATTTCGCCCCCCTGGAGGTGCCCGATGTAAATGTGGAGGTGGGCCGGATTGTGGCGGAAAGCCCCACCGTCTGGCTGGCCAACGAGAAGGTGACGCTGCAGAAATACTATGAAGACATGATGTTCTATACCGGTGAGTACCGGCCCTACCAGGTAAGAAAAATAGAAGTCGAGCAGGCCGAGCTGGAAGCCGCAAGCACCAGGAAAATGATGGAGGAGATAACCCGGTCCCTTTACTACAATGCCAAAAGCCTGGAAGAATCCTACCAGGCCCTGCAGGAGGGGGTAAAAACCGCCGAGGAAAACCTGCGGGTGACGAAGGTGAAATACGATGTGGGTATGGCCACCCGGGCCGAGGTGGCGGCCGCCGAAGCGGCCCTGGCGGAGGCGAAACAAAAGGCGCTGGAGATAGCCTGCCAGCACGCCTACCTCAAGCTGGCCTTTGAAAAGCCCTGGGCCTACATCAGCCTGGCCGTCGCCGGCGGCGGTGCGGGCGGCAGCGGTGCTTCGGGAAATGCTCAGGGTTAGCGCGGCAGTGATGAAAAACCCCTGTCCACCAAAAGGGCAGGGGTTTATAACTTGGGGTACGGTTGTGGGTGAACCGGCGAACCATGACCGTATGGCGGAACAGCATTGCTACAGGTATTCCTCTTTTCCCCGCTTCACGGCTCGCAGATGAAGGCTGACTTGCGGCCGGGCCCGTAGCGGTAGACCAGGAAAGGTAAAGACCCGTTCAATGCGCAGCCTCTCCATTTTTCTGTTGACAAGGTCTTCCTTGTGTCCATATACTTAACTTGGTGAACTTTTTGCGGCGTTAATTTTTTCGACGGGAAGGTGACGGGGGTGAGCGATCAAAAATTATCCGCCTGGCTGGACAGGCTGGAAGAGGTGTTCAACCAGGTGGCCAGGCGGCTTCATGCCGAGCTGGATCACCACCTGATGGAGGGCCTGACCGGGAGCCAGTTTATTGTGCTCATGCGCATCTTCCGGCGTGGGCGCATGAGTGTGTCCGAGGTGGCCGGGGATATGAGGGTATCACTGAGTGCCATCACCGCGCTGGTGGACAGACTGCACCGGGCGGGTTTTGTGGAGCGCCGCCGGGATGATGATGACCGCCGTGTGGTGTGGCTTGAACTGACGCCCAAAGGGGAGGAGGTCGTGCGTTCCTGCCTGGCCACCAGAAGGCGGGTGATGGAAAAATATTTGGGCCAGCTTCCGGAAGAAGATGTGAAGCAACTGGTACGAATCTACGAGAAATTGCTGTCCATTTTGATACGGGAGGGGGCGGGAGGCGCCGGGGGAAGGTCCGGCCACAGCAGGGGTACGGAGCTGGAAGCTTCTTCCGGGGACGGCAGCAATGCCCCCAAAGCGGAGTAATTGGGGCAAAAGAAACGGACGATCAATCCCGGAAAGTTGGGGGGATGCCCGTATGAGAGGGGGTCTCCCGACTGCCGGCTATGGTTGAGAGTATTTACCTGGGGAGAGTGAAGAGGAATGCGTGTAGGAAAAATTGCCCTGGCGGCTTTAATGCTGGCCTTGGTCCTGGCGGCCGCCGGATGCGGGAAAAAGCAGGCAGCCGCCCCGGCTGATGCGGGTCCCACGGTGGTCAGTACGGCCAAAGCAGCCATGGGACTGCTGGACAACCGGGCGGTTGTGAGCGGCAAACTGGATGCCGTTCAAACTGCCAGCATCGTATCCAAAGTGCCCGGCAAGGTGGCCAAAGTGCACGTGGATGTTGGGGACCGGGTTAGCGCCGGGCAGGTGCTGGTTACCCTGGAGAACAAAGACCTGGCCGACCGGGTGACCCAGGCGCAGGCTGCTGTAGCTCAGGCCGAAGCGGCTCTGGCCCAGGCGGAAGCGGGGTTAAAGTCGGCCCGGTCAGCCCTGGAGAACGCCCGGGACAACTTTGCCGTGGCCGAAGCCAATTACAACCGGGCTAAAGAACTCCTGGCCGCCGGGGCCATTTCCCCGGCCGTTTTTGAGAGCCAGTACGAGCTTCCCTACAAGCAGGCCAGGCAGGCAGTTGAGGGCACTGTCCCTGCGCAGGTGGAACAGGCTCAGGCAATGGTTAAAGTGCAGCAGGCGGCATTGTCCAGCGCCCGGGCGCAGCTGGCCCTGGCCCGGTCGAGCTATGAGGATAGTTTCATCAGGGCGCCCTTTACCGGCGTGGTTACCGCCCGGAACGTGAATCCCGGGGAGATGGCGTCCACCATGCCTGTAATTTCCATGGCCAACATCGACCGGGTGGTGGTCAAGGCCACCGTCGGCGAGGATCACATCAATCAGTTGAAGCAGGGGGAAAAAGTACAGGTGAAGATCGGCGCCGTATCGGCCCAGCCCTTTACCGGCGTGATCACCAGTATCGCCCCGGCGGCCGATCCGGTGACAAAAGCGTTCCCCGTAAAGGTGGAGATTGACAACCCCAAACACCTCTTAAAACCGGGTATGTTTGCCGAGGTGCAGCTGCCCTCGAGCGGGCAAAAGCAATTGCTGATCCCCCGGGAGGCTCTGGTAAAGGACGGGGAGCGGGATTTCGTCTGGGTGGTTAAAGATGGCAAAGTCCAGCGCCGCGAGATCAAGGCGGGAGAATCGGACGGCAGGTACATTGCCGTTATTTCCGGCCTGGAGGCGGGGGAAGAGGTGGTCACTGCCGGCCAGGAGAGCCTGCAGGATGGAGCCAGGGTGACGGTCAAGAACTGACGGGGGCCGGCTCCGCCGTCACGGGCGCGGCCCCCGTCACCGGCGACGCCCGTGCCCCGGCGAAATAAACGGGGCCAACCGGAAATACACGGTTCCAAAGGCGCCGGTCATCCCCGTGCTAAAGGCGAATTTTTTAATTCTCGCCGTGCTTTCGCAGGAGGTTTATTGAATGAAAATTACCGATGTATCCATCCAGCGCCCCATGCTGGTGGCCGTGCTGGTAACCGTACTGCTGATCCTGGGCGGCGTTTCTTTAAGCCGCCTGGCCATTGACCTGTGGCCCGAAATGAACCTGCCCGTGGCCGCGGTGGTCACCGAATATCCTGGGGCGGGGCCGGAGGAAGTGGAGCAGCAGGTCACCCGGCCCCTGGAGTCCATCCTGGCCACGGTGGGCAACCTGGATACCATCCGGTCCACCAGCAGCATGGGTACTTCCACCATTATCCTCATGTTTGACTGGGGCACGGACATGAACTACGCCGCCCTGCAGATCCGGGAAAAGGTGGATATCATCCGGCAGTACCTGCCGTCGGGGGTCAAGACACCCATGACTTTCAAGATGGACCCCAACATGATGCCCATCATGCAGCTGGCACTGTCCTCTGAAGATTCCCGGCGGTTGAAACAGCTTACCGATGATGTAATTCAACCCCGGCTGGAGCGGGTCGGCGGCGTGGCCAGCGTCTGGTCGGCCGGCGGGTTGGAGCGGGAGATCCGGGTGCTGGTGGACCCGGAGCGGCTGGCCGGGTACGGTCTGACCTTAAACGGCCTGACCCAGGCCCTTTCGGCGGAAAACCTGAATGTTTCCGGGGGCACCGTGCAGGAAGGCACGAAAGATCTGCTGGTGCGGGTGACCGGGGAGTTCCGGGATCTGGACCAGGTGCGCCGGGTGGTGGTGGGTGCTCCGGGAGGGCACCCGGTGCACCTGGGGGATGTGGCCCGGGTGGAGGACGGGCACAAAAAGATCACCCAGTTCAGCCGGGTGGACGGCAAGCCCGGCCTGTCGGTATATATCCAGAAACAGAGCGGCGCCAATACGGTCCAGGTGGCCCGGGCGGTGCACAAAGCCCTGGATGAATTGAAGAAGGAGCTGCCCGGGGTCCGCTTTGACGTGGTCATGGACCAGTCGGAATTCATTGAGCGGAGCATCAACCACGTGGTGAAGGAAATCCTGGTGGGCGGCTTCCTGGCCATGCTGGTGATGTGGATTTTCCTGCGCAACCTGCGCAGCACCCTGATCATCTCCACGTCCATTCCCATTTCCATCATCGGCACCTTTGTGCTCATTTACTTTAACGATATGACCCTCAACCTGATCACCATGGGCGGCCTGGCCCTGGGGGTCGGCCTGATCGTGGACGACGCCATCGTGGTGCTGGAGAACATCTACCGCCACCGCCAGCTGGGTTACGGCCTGGTGGAGGCCGCCCGGGTGGGTACCGGCGAGGTGGGCGGGGCGGTCATTGCTTCCACCCTGACCACCATGGCCGTCTTCCTGCCCGTGGTTTTTGTGAAGGGCCTGGCGGCCCAGCTGTTTACTCCCCTGGCTTTGACGGTATCCTTTGCCATTTTTACCTCCCTGGTGGTAGCCCTCACCCTGGTGCCCCTGATGGCCAGCCGCTGGCTCCACCTTGAGGAGGAGCCAGCGGTGCCGGTACCGGAAGGGAGCGCTTCGCCGGGCAGTGCCGCCTCCGGCCTGCGGGGCTGGCGGAAGCTCTACAAACTGTCGGAGCGCTGGTTCAACAATTTAAATGACGCCTACCGCCGGTTACTGGAGTGGGCGTTGAACCACCGGCGGCGGGTAATCATCATCGTGTCGGCGCTCTTTGTCCTGAGCCTGGCGGCCTTTCCCCTGGTGGGCTTCGAGTTCATGCCCTCCATGGACCAGGGGCAGGTAAACATTACCGTGGAAATGCCCCGGGGAACCTCCCTGGAGGAGACCAACCGGGTGGCCACGCGCATAGAGAAAATGGTGCAGGACCCCTGGGTGGAGAGCGTGTTTACCGGTGTGGGCTTTACCGGCATGCAGGGCATGTGGGGCGAGAGCAATACCGATGTGGCCCAGATTATCCTCCAGCTGGTGGATAAGTCCCGGCGCAGTGTGACCGCCGATGAGGTGGCGGAAATACTGCGCCAGAGGTTTAAAGATATTCCCGGCGCCAAAATCAAGGTGAGCGCCATGGAAGATCAGAGCGGGATGATGGGCGGCACCGCCCCGGTGCAGATCCAGGTGCGGGGCGATGATATGGCCACCCTCACCCGTCTGGGCGACCGGGTGGCGGAGGTGGTGCGCCGCGTCCCCGGCACCCGGGAGGTGACCAGCAGCCTCCAGGAGGGCCGCCCCGAGGTGCAGGTGCTGGTTCACCGGGACCGGGCGGCAGCCTGCGGGCTTTCCCCGGCCGAGGTGGCCTCCACCGTGCGCACGGCCGTTGAAGGCACTGTGGCCACCCGCTACCGCACCGGCGGGGAAGAGGTGGACATCCGGGTGCAGCTTCGCGATGGTGAGGTCACCCGCCTGCCCGATTTATCAACCCTGACCATTTTATCCCCCACCGGTGCGTCCGTACCTTTAAGCCAGGTGGCGGAAATAGTGGAAACCCGGGGGCCCCACGCCATTGACCGGCAGGACCAGACCCGGGTGGTAACCGTTACCGCCCAGCTGGCGGGGCGGGACCTGGGCAGTGTGATCAAGGATATCCAGGCCGGGTTGAAAGGCCTCTCCCTGCCTCCGGGATACACCGTGGAATTCGGCGGTGAGCAGGAACAGATGGCCGAAACCTTCGGCGACCTGAGCCTGGCCCTGGTGCTGGCGGTGGTCCTGGTCTACCTGGTGATGGTGGCCCAGTTTGAGTCAGTGTTGTACCCCTTCATCATCATGTTTTCCGTGCCCGTAACCATGGTGGGGGTTACCTTCAGCCTGCTGGTTACCGGGCGTACCTTTTCCGTGCCTGCCTTCATCGGCCTGATCATGCTGGTGGGCATAGTGGTGAAAAACGCCATAGTTTTTGTGGATTACGTCAACATCCTGCGCCGGCGGGGCCTGGAGCGCCGGGAGGCCATTTTGAAGGCCGGTCCCACCCGCCTGCGCCCCATCCTGATGACGGCGCTCACGGCCATCCTGGCCATGCTGCCCATGGCCCTGGGCATCGGCGAGGGCTCCGAGGGGCAGGCGCCCATGGCCACGGTGGTGGCCGGCGGGCTGGCTTTTTCGACCGTGATCACCCTGGTGCTGGTACCCGTGATTTACACCATCCTGGACGACTGGAAGGAGCGCTGGCAGGCCCGGTGGGCCGGGAGACGGACCGCCCGCCTGGAGGCTGTAAATGGAGGTTAGAGGTTGGAGGTCGGAAGTGGGAAATAAGTTGGAGGCCGGAATCCAGAGAGAGAGAAGGGAGAGTGCGGGATGAGAAACAAAAAGGCTATGCTGGCCGTGGCCGCGGTGATGGTGGCCGTCCTTGCCGCCATATCCTTTTACTACTGGCATATGAACCGCTACTACGTTACTACCGAAGATGCCCGTATCGACGGGGATATTTACCGGGTGAGTCCCCAGGTGTCCGGTAAACTGCTGGAGATAAACGTGGAAGAGGGGCAGGCGGTCAGAGCGGGGGATATCGTTGCCCGCCTGGACGACACCACCCTCCCCCCGGGGGCCAACATTGACCTTGCGGTGGTGCGGTCACCCGTAAGCGGCGTGGTGGTTAAAAAGGTGGCCCATGTGGGTGAAATTGCCGCCCCGGGACAGCCCGTTATCATGGTTGTGGATCCGTCAGCCCTCTATATCACCGCCAATATCGAGGAGACCGACCTGAAAAAGGTGCGTCCGGGTCAGAAGGTGGACATCACCCTGGATGTCCTGCCGGGGCACAAATTCACGGGCTATGTGGCACGCATAGGGCGGGCCTCCCTTTCCACCTTCTCCCTGCTGCCCGCCAACACCGGCGGAAGCTTTACCAAAGTGGTGCAGCGGGTGCCCGTGAAGATCGTATTTGACGAGTATCCCGAAAATTATGTGGAAGTAGGCACCAATGCCCGGGTGAAGATTCATATCCGGTGACCGGGCGGGGGGTTGTATGATCATGTCCAAGGCTAAACCGGCCGTTTCTGAAGGAAACGGGTTTCCCTGGCGGGAATTGTTCATCCTGGTCATCGGTCCCTTTATGGCCATACTGGACGGGAGCATCGTCAACGTGGCCGTACCCAAGCTGATGGCCGTTTTTGGCGTGGGCACGGATAAAGTGCAGTGGGTTTTAACCGCCTACCTGCTCACCTCCGGGGTCGTCATTCCGGTCAGCGGGTATTTGGGGGACGTCCTGGGGTACAGGCGCATGTACATCCTGTCCCTGGCGGCTTTTACCCTCGGTTCCCTTTTCTGCGGCCTGTCGTGGAGCAACACTTCCCTGGTGGTGGCCAGGGTATGCCAGGCCGTGGGGGGCGGGATGCTCGTCCCCATCAGCATGGGCATGCTTTTTAAAGTCGTTCCCCGGGGAAAGATGGGTATGGCCATGGGTATCTGGGGGATATCGGCCATGATGGCCCCCACCATCGGCCCCACCCTGGGCGGCTACCTGGTGGATGAACTTTCCTGGCACATGATCTTTTTAATCAACCTGCCGGTTGGTTTGCTGGGTATGTTCCTTGCCGCCGTTTTTTTGAAGGAAACCCCCTTGCTGAAAGCCAGGTTCGACCTGGTGGGTTGTCTTTTGTGCGGGGCCGGCTGCTTTGCCGTCCTGCTGGCTTTAAGCGAAGGGCAGGACAAGGGGTGGACTTCCCAGTATATCGTTACCCTCCTGGCGGCGGCCTTCTTCTTCCTGCTCCTGTTCGTGCTCTGGGAACTGCAGGAAGAACAACCCATGCTGGACGTCCGGCTGCTGGCGAATCCCGTGTTTGCAGCCAGCCTTTTAACCACGGCCGTGGTGACTATCGGCCTTTTCGGCGGGCTTTTCCTGGTCCCCATTTTTACCCAGAACCTGCTGGGTTTAACACCCATGCAGACGGGTTTGCTCATTATGCCTTCAGCACTGGCCAGCGGCCTGATGATGCCCATCAGCGGCCGGTTGTACGATAAAATTGGGGCGAAGCCGCTGGCCCTGGTGGGGCTGTCGGTGGTTGCCTATACCACGTGGGAACTTCATAAAATAAACCTGGACATTTCCACACACTGGCTGCAGATGATGATGGTGTACCGGTCTCTCGGTATGGGGCTGGCCATGATGCCCATCGGCACGGCGGGTATGGAGGCCGTTGAGGCCAGGCTTTCCGGGCGGGCGTCGGCTTTTAACAACCTGGTGCGCCAGGTTTCGGCTTCCCTGGGCATCGCCTTTCTCACTTACGTTATGACAAAGCGCCAGGCCTACCACTTCAGCTGGCTGGCCGACGGTTTTTCCTGGACTTCCCCGGTGGCTTATGGAGCCCTCCAGCAGGTCAAGCAGGCCCTGGCCCTGTCCGGGGATAGCGCCCTGGCCGTCATCAGCCTGGCCGCCCAGCGGCAGGCCATGGCCAGCGCCATTGCCGATACCTTCATTGTCAGTGCCGTGATGGTGGCCGTGGCCATACCACTTTCGCTGTTTCTGGGAAAGAAGGGGAAGGATGCCAGGGGTGGATAGGGTTGCTTGACGGTAGGGCTAACGGGTAGTATTATAAGGTAGGAGGTGAAGGGTATGAAAACTGTAAAGTTATCGATTACCCTGCCCAAGGATCTTGTTGACCAGATGAAAAACCTCACTACAAATATAAGTTCCTTTATTGCTGCCGGAATGAGGGAATATGTTTCCCGTGAACAAAGCCGGCGGGCGATTAAAGAAAGCGCCGGTGCCTGGTCCGATGAAAACCACCCTGAACTGCAAACTGTTGTAGATGTAGAAAAATATGTACGTGAGGTTAGATCAACATGGCGGCGTGCAGAACATTAGGCTGCCTGCTGGATACCAGCGCGGTGATTTTACACCTGCGCAACTTTCCCGGGATGAAAGAACTTTTGCTCGAACTGCTCGATGCCCGGGGGCAGCTTGCCGTTTCAACGGTTACCCTGGTTGAAGTCTGGCAAGGAGTAAAGGCGGGGGAAGAAGGCAAAACCCGCCGCTTTTTTGAAGGAGTATCAGTAATCCCTCTAGATGCCGAACTGGCGGAAAAAGCGGGTGAACTGGCCCGGTCCTTGCGGGAAAATGGTTTTACCATTGAACTGGCCGATATTATTATTGCCGCAGCGGCGTTGGCAGCAAAAGTACCGGTTTTAACGACCAACCGGCGCCATTTTTCATTTGTTGACGGCCTCGAAGTGCTGGAAATTAAATCACTACTGGGCTGTCGCTAACGTTTATTGCCAGAAGGAGAGTTCTCGCCCATGCAAATCAACCTCTTGGGTGCACGGGTTGATGCGGTCGATCTGGCCGGAGCGGTGGAGAAAGTGGCTGCCTTTATTGCCACGGGACGCCCTCACCAGGTAATTACCTTAAACCCGGAAATTTTGTACCGTGCCCAGCAGGAGCCGGAACTGCTGGCCTTAATTAACCAGGCCGACCTGGTTACCGCCGACGGCATCGGCATCGTCTGGGCGGCAGGGGTGGCCGGCACCCCCGTGCCCGGGCGGGTGACGGGCATCGACCTCATGCTGGCGCTGGTGGAAAGGGCCGCCCGGGAAGGCTGGCGCGTCTTTTTGCTGGGGGCGGCGCCGGGGGTGGCGGAGGAGGCCGCCCGCCGGCTGCAGGAAAAACACCCGGGGCTTGTGGTGGCCGGCACGCAGCACGGCTACTTCAGGCCGGCTGAAGAGGGACCCGCGGGGGGAGCGGTGGGTACGTCGCCCGCTCATACGCCGGGTAACTCTCCGAACAACAGCACTGGTGGCCTGCCCGAGAACCCAAAGGTCCCAACCGAATGGGACGTGGTGCAACAAGTCCGGAGTGCAAAGCCAGACCTGCTTTTTGTAGCCCTTGGGGCCCCAAAACAGGAAAAATTCATCGCCCGGCACAAGGAGGTCCTGGGTGTGCCTGTGGCCATGGGCGTCGGAGGCAGTTTTGACGTGATTGCCGGCCGGGTGGCCAGAGCTCCAGTGTGGATGCAGCGCCTCCACCTGGAATGGCTGGGCCGGCTGCTCCGGGAACCGCGCCGCTGGCGCCGCATGCTGGTGTTGCCCCGCTTTGCCTGGCTGGCCTGGCGGAAAGCG containing:
- a CDS encoding HlyD family secretion protein; the protein is MRNKKAMLAVAAVMVAVLAAISFYYWHMNRYYVTTEDARIDGDIYRVSPQVSGKLLEINVEEGQAVRAGDIVARLDDTTLPPGANIDLAVVRSPVSGVVVKKVAHVGEIAAPGQPVIMVVDPSALYITANIEETDLKKVRPGQKVDITLDVLPGHKFTGYVARIGRASLSTFSLLPANTGGSFTKVVQRVPVKIVFDEYPENYVEVGTNARVKIHIR
- a CDS encoding DHA2 family efflux MFS transporter permease subunit; translation: MSKAKPAVSEGNGFPWRELFILVIGPFMAILDGSIVNVAVPKLMAVFGVGTDKVQWVLTAYLLTSGVVIPVSGYLGDVLGYRRMYILSLAAFTLGSLFCGLSWSNTSLVVARVCQAVGGGMLVPISMGMLFKVVPRGKMGMAMGIWGISAMMAPTIGPTLGGYLVDELSWHMIFLINLPVGLLGMFLAAVFLKETPLLKARFDLVGCLLCGAGCFAVLLALSEGQDKGWTSQYIVTLLAAAFFFLLLFVLWELQEEQPMLDVRLLANPVFAASLLTTAVVTIGLFGGLFLVPIFTQNLLGLTPMQTGLLIMPSALASGLMMPISGRLYDKIGAKPLALVGLSVVAYTTWELHKINLDISTHWLQMMMVYRSLGMGLAMMPIGTAGMEAVEARLSGRASAFNNLVRQVSASLGIAFLTYVMTKRQAYHFSWLADGFSWTSPVAYGALQQVKQALALSGDSALAVISLAAQRQAMASAIADTFIVSAVMVAVAIPLSLFLGKKGKDARGG
- a CDS encoding type II toxin-antitoxin system CcdA family antitoxin, which gives rise to MKTVKLSITLPKDLVDQMKNLTTNISSFIAAGMREYVSREQSRRAIKESAGAWSDENHPELQTVVDVEKYVREVRSTWRRAEH
- a CDS encoding PIN domain-containing protein gives rise to the protein MAACRTLGCLLDTSAVILHLRNFPGMKELLLELLDARGQLAVSTVTLVEVWQGVKAGEEGKTRRFFEGVSVIPLDAELAEKAGELARSLRENGFTIELADIIIAAAALAAKVPVLTTNRRHFSFVDGLEVLEIKSLLGCR
- a CDS encoding WecB/TagA/CpsF family glycosyltransferase — translated: MQINLLGARVDAVDLAGAVEKVAAFIATGRPHQVITLNPEILYRAQQEPELLALINQADLVTADGIGIVWAAGVAGTPVPGRVTGIDLMLALVERAAREGWRVFLLGAAPGVAEEAARRLQEKHPGLVVAGTQHGYFRPAEEGPAGGAVGTSPAHTPGNSPNNSTGGLPENPKVPTEWDVVQQVRSAKPDLLFVALGAPKQEKFIARHKEVLGVPVAMGVGGSFDVIAGRVARAPVWMQRLHLEWLGRLLREPRRWRRMLVLPRFAWLAWRKARLGK